The genomic interval CTCCTTCATACTTTTCGGCATAAACTAGCTCTTCGTTAAAATTGGCATCGTTATAAGTTTGAATAAAAACTCGATCGACATTCCAATTTTCCCAATCAGCCGCAAAATAACGCTTACCCCAATAAGGATTATGATGGCAAATATCGAAACTAACATTCGGGTTAGCTTTCTTAATCTCATCTCTCATTTGCCGCACAAAATTAGTTAAACGAGTCGTGCGATCGACTTTTCCGGGTAAATCGGCATGATAACCTAAGTAATCATCCCATTGAACTGCATCAATGGTGGGATACTTTTTGACAAACTCTACCGATATCTTTTTGAAAAGATTGGCAACTTCTGGGAGTTCCACATCTAGTACGTAATGTTCGATACCTGGATATGTTTTATCCACCCCAGGCACAATCCATCGTCTAGAAATTGCCTCGTCAAAGATAGGGCTATTTTTATCAATTTTAATCCCTTTTTCAAAATAAGCGTGGACTTGCATTCCTTGCTTGTGCGCCTCATCAATCAACCAATCTAGCCATTTTTCTCTAAATTGGTTGGGGCAACTTTTGTATCCAAATGTTTGCTGCATAACATCGCTGTTATACATCGTGCAACCATTCCCCCATACGCCATGAATAATTGTATTTATTCCTTGCGATCGATAATAACGAACTCGGTTGCGAATTGTTTGTTCGTCAGCATTATTAGTTGCTTGATACCGACTTAAATAAATTCCCCTTATTTGCTTTTTTTCCCAAGCAGTTTGAATTGATGGTGATGGCTTGGGGGTTACGGGTGATGGTGAAACTTGCCGATTGGTTGTTGGTGATGGCTTGGGAGTTACGGGTGATGATGAAACTTGCCGATTGGTTGTTGGTGTCGGAGTCGAAATAACTCGCGGGATAGGCGAATTGGCAACAGGTACGCGCTGCGTGGGTGCAGAAGTCAAATTAGGAGTGCTTGGCTGTTGATTATTTTGTTGGTTATTAGGCAAAAATTTTTCGATACCTAGATTATCGGGGAGAATTTGGCTGATATTGACATTTTTTAGCTGGGTAAAGCCCCCATAACCAAGACCTAGCAAAACTATGATTAATGAAATTGGAATACTCCCACATCCACATCCATTGTTTTCTTTTTTAGCTGGCATAGCAATAAAGTATAATTGTTTAACGATGAGAGTAACTTTGCTTACTCAGTTGGCGCTTGCCTGTAGTAACCGATACAAGGAAGTACACAAGGAATAATTGAGGGCAAATGATACTATATTAAGGTACTTCATTTTGCGATCGCTCTATTCCGCATCATTGCGGCGGCGATAAAGAGCAACAACTTTTCGCTGTATATTGCGAAGTAATATCATATCCGGTAGCATCGTTAGTCTAAGAATGATGTTGAGGTTGTCTGCATCGAATGGGTGGTCAAAATTTAACCACAGATGAAGACAGATGAACACAGATGAACACAGATGCGATCGCAAATTTTTTTCTTTACCGATACAACCGGATATGATATAATTTGACGATTCACGAAGACTAAAGCGTTCGAGTTAGGTCATCCCTGCCTGAAACGATATTAATTAGTCAGTGTACAGCTTTTTTTTAATTCAACGGAGAGGGTGGGATTTGAACCCACGGTGACATCACTGCCACACTCGATTTCAAGTCGAGCGCATTCGACCACTCTGCCACCTCTCCAGGTGCATTTCTTATTCTACCTGTAGTTATCGCAACTGACTATAGGCAGATTGCACCATTGACTCACAACGCCGATAAAAAATTTCTTCGGAGACAACAGTATAGTCTTTGCCAACCCAAACTAGGGAAGCTTGCGAGACAACACCGTCTTGCAGGGATACCAGGGAGAAGTTACGCAGCCGATCGCTCCCATTATCCACAATCCGAGGTACGCTGGCTGAATTCAAATACACTGTCCCATCCGGACTGACAACAACTGGGGTACGCAGCACTTCGCGGGTGTGACGCAGATGATGGTGCATATGCCCAAATGTTACCAGAGGAATTGTTTTGCCGAGTTGCTTGGTTTTGGCGATCGCTTTGGCAAAGTCCGGATCTCCGAAATCTCCTCCCACAGTTTCCCAATCTTTACCGCAGGGATCTTCCGGACGCCCGCCTAACCCAAAAGGGCCATTGTGACCGAGAAAGATAATTGTATCATAAGCGGCGTTGCTTGCCGCTTGCACAATCCGGCTGGTAGACTCGTGAAAACCGGTCACATTATACCGCTCTTTGTAGAAATCGGCATTTTTCCAAGTATCTCCACCCCAACTAAACGGACGACTCCCCACCACAGTTAAATTCAACTCTGGAAAGTCCAATTTGCCGTAACCTACATGAGTTTCACCCAGCAGATCGAGCTGATCCTGCACCCAGTCTTCCTCCCGGCGATTGTAAGGACAGCGCCTGCGTCCCCACTCGGAGGCGGTGTACCAGGCATCGTGGTTGCCCAAAATGGCTGCTTTGGGAAGGTCGAGAGATGCGATCGCCTCTACGACATCCACCGATTCGTTGCCAAAATCCCCGACAAACAGCACTAAATCTACAGCCAAGCGATGTAAAGCTTCTCCATCCTCCGTTTCCCATTGGTTGTGAACATCTCCGACCACTGCTATTTTGATGGATTGATTTTGATTGCCCTGAGTCCCCATGCCTGCTTTTTCCTACAATCTTTTTCCAGGATAGGCAAGCATCGCCTATTTTTGCAGCAAACTCCAGACATAGCGGATATTTCCGTAATTTTTACCGATACTATCACCATTAATTTTTAGTAAAATCAACTATAATTATGGAAAGAATCCCGGCCATGTTTTCCCTACTCCCAAACTAAGAATTGCTGTGCTTATTACTACACGACCCCCGATAACCACTGCCCCAAAAACACCCGACGATTTGTTTGAGGCTATTCAAGCCTTGAAAAAAAAGCTAAACGCCGTTATTCTCGCTCACTATTACCAAGACCCGGATATACAAGATGTAGCGGATTATATCGGTGATTCCCTGGAGCTATCTCGCCTAGCGGCCAGCACCAATGCCGATGCGATCGTCTTTGCAGGCGTTCACTTTATGGCAGAAACCGCCAAAATTCTCAACCCCGATAAATTGGTACTTTTACCAGATTTAACCGCCGGTTGCTCTTTGGCAGATAGCTGTCCCCCCGATGACTTTGCTGCCTTCAAAGCCGCACACCCAGGACATCTCGTAATTTCTTATATCAACTGCTCTGCCGCGATTAAGGCAATGAGCGATATTATCTGCACAAGTTCCAACGCCGTCAAGATAGTAAATCAAATTCCCAAAGACCAACCGATTATTTTTGGGCCCGATCGCAATCTCGGTCGCTACGTGATGCAGCAAACTGGACGAGATATGGTATTATGGCAAGGAGCTTGTATTGTACATGAAAACTTCTCAGAAAAGAAGATAGTTCAGTTGAAAATTGCCCACCCGGAAGCGGAAGTAATCGCACACCCGGAATGCGAACCGCCGGTATTGCGCCACGCTAACTACATCGGTTCTACTTCTGCTTTGTTGAAGTATTCTCAAGCTAGTTCCAGTCAAGCTTTTATTGTCGCTACGGAACCGGGAATTATTCACCAAATGCAGAAAATGGAACCGAAAAAACGTTTCATTCCCGCGCCACCAACAAATAATTGTGCCTGTAACGAATGTCCGTTCATGCGGTTAAATACTTTGGAAAAGCTGTATTTGGCGATGGAAAATCGCACCCCAGAAATTAGTTTGCCTGAAGAAACCCGATTGGCAGCTTTGCGACCGATTCAGCGGATGTTAGAAATGAGTTAATGAAGAATTTCAGATTGCAAATTTTAGATGGCAAATTTAAAATAATTTGATTAAATTTAAAATCTGCCATCTGAAATCTGCAATGAAAGAATGCCTCATCCTTTTCACGCGCTATCCAGAACCGGGAAAAGCCAAAACGCGACTTATTCCGGTTCTTGGTGCAGAAGGTGCAGCTAACCTGCATCGCCAAATGACGGAAAATGCGATCGCGCAAGCAAAACAACTACAATCTTTCCATTCCCTCTCTCTAGAAGTGCATTTTACAGGTGGGAATTTCCCATTAATGCAAGAATGGTTAGGAAATGAGATGACATATCGCCAACAAGCAGAAGGCAATATCGGTTTCCGCATGGCGTCCGCATTTCAAACCGCATTTAGTAATAATATAGATAATGTTATTATCATCGGGTCTGATTGTCCGGCGCTTAATTATGAAATTCTCGCACAAGCATTTCAAGCACTTCAGCAGCACGATTTAGTACTTGGCCCAGCTACCGATGGCGGTTATTATTTAATTGGATTGCGTCATTTTATTCCCCAACTATTCACAGACATTAGCTGGAGTACATCTGAGGTTTTTCGACAAACTGTAGAAATTGCTGGTAAACTTAATTTGGCAGCTGCGTATTTGACTGAGCTTTCTG from Aerosakkonema funiforme FACHB-1375 carries:
- a CDS encoding TIGR04168 family protein, whose translation is MGTQGNQNQSIKIAVVGDVHNQWETEDGEALHRLAVDLVLFVGDFGNESVDVVEAIASLDLPKAAILGNHDAWYTASEWGRRRCPYNRREEDWVQDQLDLLGETHVGYGKLDFPELNLTVVGSRPFSWGGDTWKNADFYKERYNVTGFHESTSRIVQAASNAAYDTIIFLGHNGPFGLGGRPEDPCGKDWETVGGDFGDPDFAKAIAKTKQLGKTIPLVTFGHMHHHLRHTREVLRTPVVVSPDGTVYLNSASVPRIVDNGSDRLRNFSLVSLQDGVVSQASLVWVGKDYTVVSEEIFYRRCESMVQSAYSQLR
- the nadA gene encoding quinolinate synthase NadA, which codes for MLITTRPPITTAPKTPDDLFEAIQALKKKLNAVILAHYYQDPDIQDVADYIGDSLELSRLAASTNADAIVFAGVHFMAETAKILNPDKLVLLPDLTAGCSLADSCPPDDFAAFKAAHPGHLVISYINCSAAIKAMSDIICTSSNAVKIVNQIPKDQPIIFGPDRNLGRYVMQQTGRDMVLWQGACIVHENFSEKKIVQLKIAHPEAEVIAHPECEPPVLRHANYIGSTSALLKYSQASSSQAFIVATEPGIIHQMQKMEPKKRFIPAPPTNNCACNECPFMRLNTLEKLYLAMENRTPEISLPEETRLAALRPIQRMLEMS
- a CDS encoding family 10 glycosylhydrolase, with the protein product MPAKKENNGCGCGSIPISLIIVLLGLGYGGFTQLKNVNISQILPDNLGIEKFLPNNQQNNQQPSTPNLTSAPTQRVPVANSPIPRVISTPTPTTNRQVSSSPVTPKPSPTTNRQVSPSPVTPKPSPSIQTAWEKKQIRGIYLSRYQATNNADEQTIRNRVRYYRSQGINTIIHGVWGNGCTMYNSDVMQQTFGYKSCPNQFREKWLDWLIDEAHKQGMQVHAYFEKGIKIDKNSPIFDEAISRRWIVPGVDKTYPGIEHYVLDVELPEVANLFKKISVEFVKKYPTIDAVQWDDYLGYHADLPGKVDRTTRLTNFVRQMRDEIKKANPNVSFDICHHNPYWGKRYFAADWENWNVDRVFIQTYNDANFNEELVYAEKYEGVAISDNQLYRLKELINNTKIKSVLVFPSSGKPEETAARVKQLIEISN
- a CDS encoding TIGR04282 family arsenosugar biosynthesis glycosyltransferase, whose protein sequence is MKECLILFTRYPEPGKAKTRLIPVLGAEGAANLHRQMTENAIAQAKQLQSFHSLSLEVHFTGGNFPLMQEWLGNEMTYRQQAEGNIGFRMASAFQTAFSNNIDNVIIIGSDCPALNYEILAQAFQALQQHDLVLGPATDGGYYLIGLRHFIPQLFTDISWSTSEVFRQTVEIAGKLNLAAAYLTELSDVDRPEDLSILDFRFLISYLSI